The following proteins are co-located in the Pedobacter frigiditerrae genome:
- a CDS encoding carboxypeptidase-like regulatory domain-containing protein translates to MTLLLSFTLVNAQPLIRVTGKIQDLKFNPLQQVTVAVLGQQESTLTAEDGSYTIYSKTTSFTLKYSLLGYKPINIKINEKVAGRIIRDAILVPNINELEQVTVTNKQNQLSNTSTINIADLSSLPSVSGNFEAILKTLPGVSTNNELSSQYSVRGGNFDENLIYVNDIEISRPILIRNGQQEGLSFINGDLVTRAKFSAGGFEARYGDKLSSVLDVKYDKPDSSQLVLTTGFLGTSLSSKYVANKSFLLLGLRYKNNSSVLNKQDNKGSYNPNFGDAQLLYQYNFSDKFSLSGLANFNLGQFKLVPEDRETQFGTLDTQLRLNIAYNGQEIDSYRTAGGAVTAIFSPKPNVVIKWINSYFNTKERERFDIEGRYIFDELETGFASGGFSTVRVNRGIGTYLNYARNSLSSQTFSSEIKADQSFENHTFSWGVRFEQNKFKDDLNEYHLTDSAGYILPYDSKKFFLEQSIKISNNVDIDNYTAYIQDSYNIAKNTDLQLGVRASYNSLSEQILISPRLLLAYRPTSNNKILRFSAGVYQQPPTYRSIRAYDGILNLNQKAQRSYNTSAGFDYAFDGLGTRLKFSSEVYFKYIDKLIPYVIDNVRVKYLSSETAKGRTLGADFSIGGEFVKDLVSYFRLSFMKAEQDILGDSYYSGQNLVFPGYLKRPTDQRVNFSMFFQDRLLKSPTYKVHLNMLYGSRLPLGSPQSDHYTDNFQIPAYKRVDIGFSKDFLDDYALRKPKLLDKYFSSFIAYFEVFNLLNINNTVSYLWLKDVDNVQYAVPNYLTGRQFNFKLILKFKNHQ, encoded by the coding sequence TTGACTTTACTTTTGAGCTTTACTTTGGTAAATGCTCAACCTTTGATTAGGGTTACAGGTAAAATTCAAGATTTAAAATTTAACCCGCTACAACAAGTTACAGTTGCTGTTTTAGGTCAGCAAGAAAGTACATTAACAGCCGAAGATGGCAGTTACACCATCTATTCTAAAACTACTTCATTTACGCTTAAATACAGTTTGCTAGGTTATAAACCTATCAATATAAAAATCAATGAAAAGGTTGCTGGACGTATCATTAGAGATGCCATTTTAGTACCGAATATTAACGAATTAGAGCAAGTTACTGTAACCAACAAACAAAATCAGTTAAGTAATACAAGCACCATTAATATTGCTGATTTATCTTCTTTACCATCCGTCTCCGGTAACTTTGAAGCCATTTTAAAAACACTTCCTGGAGTTTCGACTAATAACGAATTAAGCTCCCAATATAGTGTTAGAGGCGGTAATTTCGATGAAAACTTAATCTATGTAAATGATATTGAGATAAGTAGACCAATTTTAATTAGAAATGGTCAGCAAGAAGGTTTAAGTTTTATAAATGGAGATTTAGTAACCCGTGCAAAATTTTCTGCAGGAGGTTTCGAAGCTCGATATGGAGATAAGTTATCATCGGTTTTGGATGTTAAATATGATAAGCCCGATAGCAGTCAATTGGTGTTAACTACAGGTTTTTTGGGAACATCTTTAAGCTCTAAATATGTGGCTAATAAAAGTTTTCTTTTATTAGGACTAAGATATAAAAACAATAGTAGTGTATTAAATAAGCAAGATAACAAGGGTAGTTATAATCCAAATTTCGGTGATGCTCAGCTTCTTTATCAGTATAATTTTTCTGATAAATTTAGTTTAAGCGGATTGGCAAATTTTAATCTCGGGCAATTTAAATTAGTGCCAGAAGATAGGGAAACGCAGTTTGGGACATTAGACACTCAACTTAGGTTAAATATTGCTTACAATGGGCAAGAAATTGATAGCTATAGAACTGCAGGTGGTGCAGTAACTGCTATTTTCAGTCCGAAACCTAATGTAGTTATCAAATGGATAAATAGTTATTTTAATACAAAGGAGAGAGAAAGATTTGATATTGAGGGAAGATATATTTTTGATGAATTAGAAACTGGCTTTGCATCAGGGGGTTTTTCTACAGTTCGAGTAAATAGAGGGATTGGGACATACTTAAATTATGCGAGAAATAGTTTAAGTTCTCAAACATTTAGCTCGGAAATTAAGGCCGACCAAAGTTTTGAAAATCATACTTTTTCTTGGGGTGTGAGGTTTGAGCAAAATAAATTTAAAGACGACTTAAATGAATACCATCTAACAGATTCTGCGGGTTATATTTTGCCATACGACTCAAAGAAGTTCTTCTTAGAACAGTCAATCAAAATATCCAACAATGTTGATATAGATAATTACACAGCATATATCCAGGACAGTTATAACATTGCAAAAAATACAGACTTGCAATTAGGAGTGAGGGCGAGCTACAATTCATTGTCGGAGCAAATTTTAATAAGCCCGAGGTTGTTATTAGCTTATAGACCAACCAGTAACAATAAAATTTTACGTTTCTCCGCTGGTGTTTATCAGCAACCGCCAACTTATAGAAGCATAAGGGCTTATGACGGAATTTTAAACCTTAATCAGAAAGCACAACGTTCTTATAATACATCTGCAGGTTTCGATTATGCTTTTGATGGATTAGGAACGCGATTAAAATTTAGCTCGGAAGTTTATTTCAAATACATAGATAAATTAATTCCTTATGTAATTGATAATGTAAGGGTTAAATACTTATCGTCCGAAACCGCAAAAGGAAGAACTTTAGGTGCTGACTTTAGCATAGGGGGAGAGTTTGTGAAAGACTTGGTTTCTTATTTTAGGCTATCGTTTATGAAAGCTGAACAAGACATCTTAGGTGATTCTTACTACAGCGGTCAAAATTTAGTTTTTCCAGGTTATTTAAAAAGACCTACAGACCAAAGGGTTAATTTCTCAATGTTTTTTCAAGATAGGTTGTTAAAAAGCCCTACTTATAAAGTGCACTTAAATATGCTTTATGGTTCTCGTTTGCCACTTGGTTCTCCTCAAAGTGACCATTACACTGATAATTTTCAAATTCCAGCTTATAAACGAGTAGATATTGGTTTTTCTAAAGATTTTTTAGACGATTATGCACTAAGAAAACCAAAATTATTAGATAAATATTTTAGTTCGTTCATCGCTTATTTCGAAGTCTTTAATTTGCTCAATATCAATAACACAGTATCTTATTTGTGGTTAAAAGATGTAGACAATGTTCAATATGCTGTGCCTAACTATTTAACAGGCCGACAGTTCAATTTTAAATTAATTTTAAAGTTCAAAAACCATCAATAA
- the rpe gene encoding ribulose-phosphate 3-epimerase: MKHIIAPSILSADFANLQRDIEMINNSEADWFHVDVMDGVFVPNISFGFPVLKAVKKYAKKPLDVHLMIVNPEKYIQEFANGGAAIITVHYEACPHLHRVIQMIKAAGCKASVALNPHTPVGLLKDILADLDMVLIMSVNPGFGGQQFIPQSLNKITELRKLANEINPNLIIEVDGGVSVSNTASLIKAGANAFVAGNAIFAASNQIQMIADMKNIDVSLQEI; the protein is encoded by the coding sequence ATGAAACACATCATAGCTCCATCTATACTCTCTGCTGATTTTGCTAATCTGCAACGCGATATTGAAATGATAAATAATAGCGAAGCTGATTGGTTCCATGTGGATGTGATGGATGGTGTATTTGTGCCGAATATTTCTTTTGGTTTCCCTGTATTAAAAGCTGTTAAAAAGTATGCTAAAAAACCATTAGATGTTCATTTAATGATTGTAAATCCTGAAAAGTACATTCAAGAATTTGCAAATGGAGGTGCAGCTATCATTACCGTTCATTACGAGGCTTGTCCGCATTTACACAGAGTGATACAAATGATAAAAGCCGCTGGTTGTAAAGCTAGTGTGGCGCTTAATCCGCATACTCCTGTAGGTTTGCTAAAAGATATTTTGGCAGATTTAGATATGGTTTTAATCATGTCGGTAAATCCAGGTTTTGGCGGACAGCAATTTATCCCTCAATCCTTAAATAAAATAACAGAACTGAGGAAGCTGGCTAATGAAATCAACCCGAATTTAATAATTGAAGTTGATGGAGGAGTAAGCGTTTCAAATACAGCAAGTTTAATAAAAGCCGGTGCAAATGCCTTTGTTGCTGGTAATGCCATTTTTGCAGCAAGCAATCAAATCCAAATGATTGCTGATATGAAAAATATCGATGTAAGCTTACAAGAAATTTAA
- a CDS encoding DUF6036 family nucleotidyltransferase, whose amino-acid sequence MDVFDDEILKLWRSLLDNKVEFIMIGGVATNLHGFHRTTDDIDIWIKDSLENRKNLRKAFNSYGLGDYKLLETMEFIPGWTDFHLDNSLRMDIMTSVKGLEEYGFDKSFEYASIATIYDLEIPFLHINQLIEAKRAANRPKDQIDIIELENIKKLREDTNQ is encoded by the coding sequence ATGGATGTTTTTGATGATGAGATACTGAAATTATGGCGCTCACTTTTAGATAATAAGGTAGAGTTCATAATGATTGGGGGAGTAGCTACAAATTTACATGGCTTTCATCGTACAACTGATGACATTGATATTTGGATAAAAGATAGCCTAGAAAATAGAAAAAACCTAAGAAAAGCTTTTAACTCGTATGGATTAGGAGATTATAAATTGTTAGAAACAATGGAATTTATTCCAGGCTGGACCGATTTTCATTTGGATAACAGTCTAAGAATGGATATAATGACATCTGTTAAGGGGTTAGAAGAATATGGTTTCGATAAAAGTTTTGAATATGCTTCAATTGCTACAATTTATGATTTAGAAATACCATTCTTACATATCAACCAATTAATTGAAGCTAAAAGAGCTGCAAATAGACCAAAAGACCAAATTGATATTATTGAACTTGAGAATATCAAAAAATTAAGAGAAGATACAAACCAATAA
- the pnp gene encoding polyribonucleotide nucleotidyltransferase, whose amino-acid sequence MNVIKKSFDLGDGRIVEIETGKLAKQADGSVVVKMGDTMLLATVVSTVGAKPGTDFLPLSVDYQEKYAATGRIPGGFLRREARLSDYEVLISRLVDRALRPMFPSDYHSDTQVMISLISADKDIMPDCLAGLAASAALSVSDIPFNGPISEVRVAKIDGKLVINPLASELERATLEFMVAGSANDIGMVEGECDEIQEDEMVEALKFAHAAIKVQCAVQVELTEATGKTVKREYNHEDHDADLKAKVYADTYDKVYAVAKSGSNKDERKVGFTAIINDFFAAMPEDTADLTKAMAKHYYHDVQYDAIRNLLLDEGIRLDGRKTTEIRPIWSEVGYLPAAHGSAVFTRGETQSLTSVTLGSKDDEQMIDGAFFNGYNKFLLHYNFPGFSTGEVRPNRGAGRREIGHGALAQRSLKKVLPEGAENPYTIRIVSDILESNGSSSMATVCAGTLALMDAGIKIKSPVSGIAMGLITDEKTGKYAILSDILGDEDHLGDMDFKVTGTKNGIVACQMDLKINGLSYDVLTKALLQAKEGRLHILGEMAKTIAAPNEDLKPHAPRIVSLSIDKEFIGAVIGPGGKIIQEMQRETGASISIEEVGNKGIVEIFADNKAAIDAAVARINAIAAKPEIGATYQGKVKSIMPFGAFVEIMPGKDGLLHISEISWERLETMDGVLKEGDKIEVKLLDVDKQGKMKLSRKVLLPRPEKPTAPQA is encoded by the coding sequence ATGAATGTAATAAAAAAATCGTTTGATTTAGGCGATGGAAGAATTGTAGAAATTGAAACAGGTAAATTAGCTAAACAAGCTGATGGTTCTGTTGTAGTTAAAATGGGAGATACCATGTTGTTAGCAACAGTTGTATCTACTGTAGGTGCCAAACCAGGTACAGATTTTTTACCATTATCGGTAGATTATCAAGAAAAATATGCGGCTACTGGCCGTATTCCAGGAGGATTTTTACGTCGTGAGGCAAGATTATCTGACTATGAAGTGTTAATTTCTCGTTTGGTTGATAGAGCTTTACGCCCTATGTTCCCTTCAGATTATCACTCTGATACACAAGTAATGATTTCATTAATCTCGGCTGATAAAGATATCATGCCAGATTGTTTAGCTGGTTTAGCAGCATCTGCAGCTTTATCAGTTTCTGATATTCCTTTTAACGGTCCAATATCTGAAGTACGCGTAGCTAAAATTGATGGCAAATTGGTAATCAACCCATTAGCTAGCGAATTAGAACGTGCAACTTTAGAATTTATGGTTGCTGGTTCGGCTAACGATATAGGTATGGTTGAAGGTGAGTGTGATGAAATTCAAGAAGACGAGATGGTTGAAGCTTTAAAATTTGCACATGCTGCAATTAAAGTTCAATGTGCTGTTCAAGTTGAATTAACTGAAGCTACTGGCAAAACTGTAAAACGTGAATACAACCACGAAGATCACGATGCTGATTTAAAAGCTAAGGTTTACGCTGATACTTACGATAAAGTTTACGCAGTTGCGAAATCTGGTTCTAATAAAGATGAGCGTAAAGTTGGTTTCACTGCAATTATTAATGATTTCTTCGCAGCAATGCCAGAAGATACTGCAGATTTAACTAAAGCAATGGCTAAGCATTATTACCATGATGTGCAGTACGATGCAATTAGAAATCTTTTATTAGATGAAGGAATTCGTTTAGACGGGCGTAAAACAACTGAAATTCGTCCAATTTGGAGTGAAGTAGGTTATTTACCTGCAGCTCACGGTTCTGCAGTATTTACTCGTGGCGAAACTCAATCTTTAACATCGGTTACTTTAGGTAGTAAAGACGATGAGCAAATGATTGACGGTGCTTTCTTTAATGGTTACAATAAATTCTTATTACACTATAATTTCCCTGGTTTCTCAACTGGTGAGGTTAGACCTAATAGAGGTGCTGGACGTAGAGAAATTGGTCACGGTGCTTTAGCTCAACGTTCGTTGAAAAAAGTGTTACCAGAAGGAGCAGAAAATCCATACACTATCCGTATTGTTTCTGATATTTTAGAATCAAACGGTTCATCATCAATGGCAACTGTTTGTGCTGGTACTTTAGCATTAATGGATGCTGGTATTAAAATCAAATCTCCGGTTTCTGGTATTGCAATGGGTTTAATTACTGATGAGAAAACTGGTAAATACGCTATCCTTTCAGATATTTTAGGTGATGAAGATCACTTAGGAGATATGGACTTTAAAGTAACAGGTACTAAAAATGGTATCGTTGCTTGTCAAATGGATTTAAAAATCAACGGTTTATCTTACGATGTGTTAACTAAGGCTTTATTACAAGCTAAAGAAGGTCGTTTACATATTTTAGGTGAAATGGCTAAAACCATCGCTGCACCTAATGAAGATTTAAAACCACACGCTCCACGTATCGTTTCTTTAAGTATTGATAAAGAATTTATTGGTGCGGTAATAGGCCCAGGCGGTAAAATCATTCAAGAAATGCAACGCGAAACTGGTGCATCTATCTCTATCGAAGAGGTTGGTAACAAAGGTATCGTTGAAATTTTTGCTGATAACAAAGCTGCAATTGATGCTGCCGTTGCACGTATCAATGCAATTGCTGCTAAACCAGAAATTGGTGCTACTTACCAAGGTAAAGTGAAATCTATCATGCCATTTGGTGCATTCGTAGAAATCATGCCAGGTAAAGATGGTTTATTACACATCTCTGAAATTTCATGGGAGCGTTTAGAAACTATGGATGGCGTTTTAAAAGAAGGCGATAAAATAGAAGTTAAATTGTTAGATGTAGATAAACAAGGTAAAATGAAACTTTCTCGTAAAGTTTTGTTGCCAAGACCTGAAAAACCTACAGCTCCACAAGCATAA
- the rpsO gene encoding 30S ribosomal protein S15: MYLSPEKKAEIFKQHGEVETNTGSAEGQVALFTYRIAHLTEHLKKNRKDFSTQLSLQKLVGKRRGILAYLFKKDINRYRAIIKALSLRDIIKSV; encoded by the coding sequence ATGTATTTAAGTCCAGAAAAGAAAGCCGAAATCTTTAAACAACACGGCGAAGTAGAAACCAACACTGGTTCTGCAGAAGGTCAAGTAGCGTTATTTACATACCGTATTGCGCACTTAACAGAACACTTAAAGAAAAATCGTAAAGATTTCTCTACTCAGTTGTCACTTCAAAAATTAGTAGGTAAACGTCGCGGTATTTTGGCGTACTTATTTAAAAAAGATATTAATCGTTATCGTGCTATCATCAAAGCTTTATCGCTTAGAGATATCATCAAATCGGTGTAA
- a CDS encoding acyl-CoA thioesterase, with protein sequence MEKNQFSIFETELNVRPDDIDMFNHVHNSKYLDYVLAARYEQMDKFYGMSWQTFTEQGFGWVVAKVIINFKRPLKLGDQMLVRTGILEMNEKGSNVQFEIINKATGKVSSDGIFEYVMIDLTTQRSCKVTDEMIKAYSI encoded by the coding sequence ATGGAAAAAAATCAATTCAGCATCTTCGAAACAGAGTTAAATGTTCGTCCAGACGATATAGATATGTTTAACCATGTGCATAACAGCAAATACCTTGATTATGTATTGGCTGCTCGTTATGAGCAAATGGATAAATTTTACGGAATGAGCTGGCAAACTTTTACGGAACAAGGTTTTGGTTGGGTTGTAGCAAAAGTTATCATCAACTTTAAACGCCCATTGAAACTAGGCGACCAAATGTTGGTAAGAACAGGCATTTTAGAAATGAACGAAAAAGGAAGTAATGTTCAATTCGAAATCATCAATAAAGCTACCGGAAAAGTATCTTCTGATGGGATTTTTGAATATGTAATGATAGATTTAACCACTCAACGTTCTTGCAAGGTTACTGACGAAATGATTAAAGCTTATAGTATTTAG
- a CDS encoding MATE family efflux transporter: MLQSSKTKGGLSNFFSVLWQAIIGKETDYTAISIRKAIVLLAIPMMLEMIFESIFALVDLYFVGHLPNSGHAMQTVGLTESVLTIIYSLAIGMSMAATAVVARRIGEKNPEAAAKAGMQTIVLAMIINVIISVVGVIFAKNILLIMGASEETATQGTTFVKIMMGSSTVIMLLFLINGIFRGAGNASIAMQSLLIANIANCILCPLFIRGLGPISAFGLTGAAIATALGRGIGVSYQIFHLVRGNSSLKIKLAYFKPHWEQMKAIIKIAAPGILQFVIASCSWIFLAQLVATTGGDNASAGYQTALRLMMFFMLPAWGLSNAAATLVGQNMGAGHMDRAEKSVFTTMKYTTIFMATVTVLFLTCGPIFASFFTNDEAIKKVAVEALRTLSYGFVLYGVGMVLISAFNGAGDTWTPTRINVIAFWLFQIPFAYFLAKYLDLGPTGVFIAVPTAEVGITLAAFILFKKGKWKHKVV; this comes from the coding sequence ATGTTACAATCTTCTAAGACCAAGGGTGGTCTTTCTAATTTTTTTTCAGTTTTATGGCAAGCAATTATTGGCAAAGAAACTGATTATACAGCTATCAGTATCAGAAAAGCAATTGTGCTGTTAGCAATCCCGATGATGCTAGAAATGATTTTCGAATCAATTTTTGCATTGGTTGATTTGTATTTTGTAGGTCACTTACCTAACAGTGGTCACGCCATGCAAACAGTAGGCTTAACAGAATCTGTACTTACCATTATTTATTCTCTTGCAATTGGCATGAGTATGGCAGCAACCGCTGTTGTTGCTCGTAGAATTGGAGAAAAAAATCCAGAAGCTGCTGCAAAAGCTGGCATGCAAACCATTGTTTTGGCCATGATTATCAATGTAATCATCAGTGTTGTAGGCGTAATATTCGCGAAGAATATTTTGTTGATAATGGGCGCATCAGAAGAAACAGCAACACAAGGAACAACTTTTGTTAAAATCATGATGGGAAGTAGTACAGTAATTATGCTTCTATTTTTAATCAATGGTATTTTTAGAGGTGCTGGCAATGCATCTATCGCCATGCAAAGTTTATTAATTGCCAATATTGCAAATTGTATTCTGTGTCCATTATTTATTAGGGGTTTAGGTCCAATTTCTGCTTTCGGTCTAACTGGTGCTGCAATTGCTACGGCTTTAGGTCGAGGAATTGGAGTGAGTTATCAGATTTTCCATTTAGTACGAGGAAATAGTTCACTTAAAATTAAGTTAGCTTATTTTAAACCTCATTGGGAACAAATGAAAGCCATTATTAAAATTGCTGCTCCGGGCATTTTGCAGTTCGTAATTGCTTCATGTAGTTGGATATTTTTAGCGCAATTAGTAGCAACAACTGGTGGAGATAATGCTTCTGCTGGTTATCAGACCGCTTTACGTTTAATGATGTTTTTTATGTTGCCTGCTTGGGGCTTAAGTAATGCTGCAGCTACATTAGTTGGGCAAAATATGGGTGCTGGGCATATGGATAGAGCAGAAAAATCTGTTTTTACAACAATGAAATATACCACCATTTTCATGGCAACAGTTACCGTGTTATTTTTAACCTGTGGACCAATTTTCGCTTCATTTTTCACTAATGATGAAGCAATTAAAAAAGTTGCAGTTGAAGCTTTAAGGACATTAAGTTATGGTTTTGTACTTTATGGAGTTGGGATGGTTTTAATAAGTGCATTTAACGGTGCTGGCGATACTTGGACACCAACGAGGATAAACGTAATTGCCTTTTGGCTTTTTCAAATTCCTTTTGCTTACTTTTTAGCTAAGTACTTAGATTTAGGCCCAACAGGTGTTTTTATTGCTGTACCAACTGCAGAGGTCGGAATTACGCTAGCTGCCTTTATCTTATTTAAAAAAGGTAAATGGAAGCATAAAGTGGTTTAG
- a CDS encoding D-alanine--D-alanine ligase, whose translation MKKTIALLTGGTTGEWVVSVKSAATIAQNLDSDKFEVYKIMLNESGWFYEPADSVKVAIDKNDFSLTIAGRKIKFDGVFIAIHGSPGEDGKLQGYFDMIGLPYTTCNALTSAITMNKGYTKAIVNGIKDLNVAKSVQIFRNTSFDITNIKAELKLPYFVKPNSGGSSIGMTKVKHADDLEPALEKAFKEDDQILIEEFVEGREFSVGVFKAKGEIKVLPATEVIPSNEFFDFEAKYTPGASEEITPGRMTDEEKNRVEEVVKAVYEKLNCNGVVRIDYFLEHETGKFFFIEINTIPGQTITSFIPQQVAAYGMQLKDFYTQIVEESI comes from the coding sequence ATGAAGAAAACTATTGCATTATTAACTGGCGGAACTACTGGAGAATGGGTTGTATCTGTTAAAAGCGCAGCTACCATTGCTCAAAATCTAGATTCAGATAAATTTGAAGTTTATAAAATAATGCTAAACGAAAGTGGCTGGTTTTACGAACCAGCAGACTCTGTTAAAGTAGCGATTGATAAAAACGATTTTTCATTAACCATTGCTGGCCGTAAAATTAAATTCGATGGTGTTTTTATTGCCATCCATGGTTCCCCTGGTGAAGATGGAAAATTGCAAGGGTATTTTGATATGATTGGCTTGCCATATACAACCTGCAATGCTTTAACATCTGCAATTACGATGAATAAAGGCTATACAAAAGCAATTGTAAATGGAATAAAAGACCTAAATGTTGCCAAGTCGGTACAGATTTTTAGAAACACAAGTTTCGACATCACTAACATTAAGGCTGAATTAAAATTGCCTTATTTTGTTAAGCCAAATAGTGGCGGTAGCAGTATCGGAATGACAAAAGTTAAGCATGCTGATGATTTGGAGCCTGCTTTAGAAAAAGCTTTTAAAGAAGACGACCAAATTTTAATTGAAGAATTTGTAGAAGGTCGAGAGTTTTCTGTCGGTGTTTTTAAAGCGAAAGGCGAAATAAAGGTTTTACCTGCTACGGAAGTTATTCCATCAAATGAGTTTTTTGATTTTGAAGCAAAATATACACCTGGTGCATCCGAAGAAATTACGCCTGGGAGGATGACAGATGAAGAGAAAAATAGGGTAGAGGAAGTCGTTAAGGCGGTTTACGAAAAATTGAATTGTAACGGTGTAGTGCGTATAGATTACTTTTTAGAACACGAAACAGGTAAATTCTTTTTTATAGAAATTAATACCATTCCCGGACAAACCATCACTAGTTTTATTCCTCAACAAGTTGCCGCTTACGGTATGCAATTAAAAGATTTTTATACGCAGATTGTAGAAGAGTCTATTTAA
- a CDS encoding PASTA domain-containing protein yields the protein MSNFIAYLKTKSFRNNLIAAIGTVIGILLIAFFSLRYYTKHGEGLNVPELKGLPLAQAVSKLEDLGLRYEIDSVYVMDKPPGIVTDQDPDANTFVKGNRTIYLTINTAQAPNVKFPDIENKSLREAQAILESYRLKLGDTTYKPDVAKDVVLEAYFGGQLIRSGEVLPTGSRINLTLGDGRGAEDIELPNLEGFTIDEAKFALRGSMLTLGTITWEGPVTDSATAIVVTQFPLVADTLVKVKIGTPVNITLSNKPKN from the coding sequence ATGAGCAACTTTATTGCCTACCTTAAAACAAAGTCTTTTAGAAACAATCTCATTGCGGCAATTGGTACCGTTATAGGTATTTTATTAATTGCCTTTTTTAGTTTAAGATATTATACCAAACACGGCGAAGGTTTAAATGTACCAGAATTAAAAGGCTTGCCTTTGGCTCAAGCTGTAAGTAAATTAGAAGATTTAGGTTTACGTTATGAAATAGACTCTGTTTATGTAATGGATAAACCTCCAGGGATTGTGACCGACCAAGACCCTGATGCCAATACTTTTGTTAAAGGAAACAGAACTATTTACCTGACTATAAATACAGCTCAAGCGCCAAATGTAAAATTCCCAGATATTGAGAATAAATCCTTAAGAGAAGCACAAGCCATTTTAGAAAGCTATAGATTAAAATTGGGCGATACCACTTACAAACCTGATGTTGCTAAAGATGTAGTATTAGAAGCTTATTTTGGTGGTCAATTAATTAGAAGTGGTGAAGTTTTACCGACAGGCTCTAGAATTAACTTAACACTTGGCGATGGAAGAGGCGCAGAAGATATAGAACTACCTAATTTAGAAGGCTTTACAATTGATGAAGCCAAGTTCGCGTTAAGAGGTTCTATGTTAACCCTAGGAACTATAACTTGGGAAGGTCCAGTAACAGATTCTGCTACTGCGATTGTAGTAACCCAATTCCCTTTAGTGGCAGACACCTTAGTAAAAGTTAAAATTGGCACACCTGTAAACATTACCCTTTCAAACAAACCAAAAAATTAG
- the mltG gene encoding endolytic transglycosylase MltG gives MILEHDKKAKKSTKIILAIILVALAVGGYFGLNIYKTYLAGNITGNQKYIYVKTGMDYDGFLHNLLEKGILKNPDAFKEAAEKMNLPKSLKPGRYAVKEGMNNRTLINKLKAGNQDAVKLKFQNIRKKENFAAYLAKNMEADSLSFIKVLDSAALVEKYGFTTENVYTLFIPNTYELYWNVSPTEFFEKMVKQYNKFWTEERKNKAKALNLTPIQVSILASIVDSEALYDKEMPTIAGLYLNRLNKGILLQADPTVIFANDDFTIKRVLNSHLALDSRYNTYKYAGLPPGPIMMPSINAIDAVLNRENNNYIYMCAKEDFSGYHAFAETREQHEINANKYRAAMNKRNIYK, from the coding sequence ATGATTTTAGAACACGATAAAAAAGCAAAAAAAAGCACAAAAATTATATTGGCCATTATATTAGTTGCCTTGGCTGTAGGCGGGTATTTTGGTTTAAATATTTATAAAACCTATTTAGCAGGAAACATCACAGGAAACCAGAAATACATTTACGTTAAAACAGGTATGGATTATGATGGTTTTTTGCACAATTTATTGGAAAAAGGCATATTGAAAAATCCTGACGCATTTAAAGAGGCCGCAGAAAAGATGAACTTGCCGAAGAGCCTAAAGCCTGGGCGTTATGCTGTAAAGGAAGGAATGAATAACCGTACCCTAATCAATAAGTTAAAGGCAGGTAATCAGGATGCGGTGAAACTGAAATTTCAAAATATTAGAAAAAAGGAAAATTTTGCGGCTTACTTAGCTAAAAATATGGAAGCCGATTCTTTGTCTTTCATTAAAGTATTAGATTCGGCAGCTTTGGTAGAAAAATATGGCTTTACGACAGAAAATGTTTATACCCTATTCATTCCTAACACCTACGAATTGTATTGGAATGTAAGTCCGACAGAGTTTTTTGAGAAAATGGTAAAACAATACAACAAATTCTGGACTGAAGAGCGTAAAAACAAAGCAAAAGCATTAAACCTAACGCCTATTCAAGTTTCAATTTTAGCTTCTATTGTAGATTCCGAAGCACTTTACGACAAAGAAATGCCAACCATTGCAGGTTTATACTTAAATCGTTTAAATAAAGGTATCTTATTGCAGGCAGACCCAACAGTGATTTTTGCAAATGATGATTTTACCATTAAACGTGTGCTTAACTCACATTTGGCTCTAGATTCTAGATACAACACCTACAAATATGCTGGCTTGCCTCCTGGACCAATCATGATGCCAAGTATCAATGCAATTGACGCCGTTCTTAACAGAGAAAACAACAACTATATTTATATGTGTGCCAAGGAGGATTTCTCTGGTTATCATGCTTTTGCAGAGACAAGAGAACAACATGAGATTAATGCGAATAAATATAGAGCAGCAATGAACAAACGTAATATCTATAAATAA